The proteins below come from a single Dinghuibacter silviterrae genomic window:
- a CDS encoding isoprenyl transferase, with product MSLLEQIDKQRLPRHIAIIMDGNGRWAKEQGQDRLYGHFHGVESVRNIVEGCAELGIGYLTLYAFSTENWDRPAYEVNGLMELLIDTIRKEVDTLNRNNIRLHMIGDMQMLPESAQHELEEAMELTGTNTGLNLVMALSYSSRWELVHAMRQVAEDVKAGKVDPGAVTPALLEQYLCTRGIPDPELMIRTSGEFRISNFLLYQLAYAELYFTPTLWPDFRKENLYEAILDFQNRERRFGKTSEQIAEVPTGVISKDSIGRF from the coding sequence ATGAGCCTCCTGGAACAAATTGACAAACAACGTCTGCCCCGCCATATCGCCATCATTATGGATGGAAACGGGCGTTGGGCAAAGGAACAGGGGCAGGACCGCCTGTACGGGCATTTTCATGGGGTGGAGAGCGTGCGCAATATCGTGGAAGGTTGTGCGGAACTGGGGATCGGTTACCTGACCCTGTACGCCTTTAGCACCGAGAACTGGGACCGGCCGGCGTATGAAGTCAACGGTCTTATGGAGCTGCTGATCGACACGATCCGGAAAGAGGTGGATACCCTCAACCGGAACAACATCCGCCTGCACATGATCGGGGATATGCAGATGCTTCCGGAGTCCGCCCAGCACGAACTGGAGGAGGCCATGGAGCTAACGGGGACGAATACCGGCCTGAACCTGGTCATGGCCCTTAGCTACAGCAGCCGCTGGGAGCTGGTCCACGCCATGCGCCAGGTCGCCGAAGACGTCAAGGCGGGTAAGGTGGACCCCGGAGCGGTCACCCCGGCCTTGCTGGAGCAGTATCTGTGCACCCGCGGCATACCTGATCCGGAGCTGATGATCCGGACCAGCGGGGAATTCAGGATCAGCAATTTCCTGCTCTACCAGCTGGCGTATGCGGAACTGTACTTTACGCCGACACTATGGCCGGACTTCAGGAAAGAGAACCTGTACGAGGCCATACTGGATTTCCAGAACCGGGAAAGACGCTTCGGGAAGACCAGTGAGCAGATCGCAGAAGTGCCAACGGGCGTCATTTCCAAGGATTCAATTGGGAGGTTTTAA